One part of the Enterococcus sp. DIV1094 genome encodes these proteins:
- a CDS encoding BppU family phage baseplate upper protein: protein MEELYITSEITLNKTTDERVSPIPTNTEFFTYDQHVAKKVINFQLEGEPLDLSETNVILGFYFVNADCSFLLESADGSVAIEDAKQGKVSVMLPNYMYAYSGQVLVYVYVEFHNGQSLDYPVFSTQFQESWIDQKLDEMASFYVKRFEDLREAVKEVIDKSNEQLFQLQQKVEKIEDKVNETNQKIGELGKLKKMYSNSIDFGNYDYSGNANLLPKITAAHFTSGNGATVEDGPDGEIIFILDGSAQLTKFNTSMRLPALQNGKRYTISAEIMLHEGIEGDASNIRLTTNYLPGGQVMLATDRPTPTSTNSWQTIKGTQIATYATTLPQQWYVVLQDVTASSRIKGKISLRNIKVEEGSIATPYQPNLLVEPYQMSKISLNENLANKEQNFPISSRQYLVYSAEMIEPFIADQTYTLTLKGTKLGPQSFRVYTTGPNSTSNIGDMEIVEGVADTWRLAFTPSEVNLNGSVSPSTLQIYQFPQATMGQATIESLKIEKGDIATPNISEYKYFGEGLKDSSNPNDYSWDVTPEYINERISD from the coding sequence ATGGAAGAACTCTATATAACGAGTGAGATTACTCTAAATAAAACGACTGACGAACGTGTTTCTCCAATACCAACCAATACGGAATTTTTCACTTATGATCAACACGTGGCAAAAAAAGTGATCAACTTCCAATTAGAAGGAGAACCGCTGGACCTGTCTGAAACAAATGTTATTTTAGGCTTTTACTTTGTGAACGCTGATTGTTCATTTTTGTTAGAAAGTGCCGACGGATCGGTCGCAATTGAAGACGCTAAACAAGGTAAGGTAAGTGTAATGTTGCCCAACTATATGTACGCCTATTCTGGTCAGGTCTTGGTTTATGTTTATGTAGAATTTCATAATGGACAATCGCTGGATTACCCAGTGTTTAGCACTCAGTTTCAAGAATCATGGATTGATCAAAAGCTTGATGAGATGGCGTCGTTTTACGTGAAAAGATTTGAGGATCTACGCGAAGCTGTGAAAGAAGTTATCGATAAATCAAATGAACAATTATTTCAATTACAGCAAAAAGTAGAAAAAATTGAAGATAAAGTAAATGAGACAAATCAAAAAATTGGTGAACTCGGAAAACTTAAAAAGATGTACTCAAACAGTATTGATTTTGGGAATTATGACTATTCAGGGAATGCCAATTTATTACCAAAGATTACAGCTGCTCATTTTACATCGGGAAATGGAGCTACAGTTGAAGATGGACCAGATGGCGAGATCATTTTCATATTGGACGGATCTGCGCAACTAACTAAATTTAATACAAGCATGCGCTTACCTGCTCTTCAAAATGGAAAGAGATACACAATTAGCGCCGAGATTATGCTGCACGAAGGTATAGAGGGAGATGCCTCTAATATTCGATTAACTACTAATTATTTGCCTGGGGGACAGGTTATGTTGGCTACAGATAGACCAACACCTACCTCTACTAATAGCTGGCAGACAATCAAGGGTACGCAAATAGCAACTTATGCTACGACACTGCCTCAACAATGGTATGTAGTCTTACAAGATGTTACAGCCTCGAGTCGAATTAAAGGGAAAATCTCTCTTCGAAATATAAAGGTAGAAGAAGGATCGATTGCTACACCTTATCAACCCAATCTACTTGTTGAACCGTATCAGATGTCGAAGATTTCCTTGAACGAAAATCTAGCAAACAAAGAACAAAATTTCCCGATAAGTAGTCGACAGTATTTAGTTTATTCTGCTGAAATGATTGAACCATTTATTGCTGACCAAACATATACCTTAACTTTGAAAGGGACCAAATTAGGTCCGCAATCATTTAGGGTATACACGACTGGTCCGAATAGTACCTCTAATATTGGGGACATGGAAATAGTAGAAGGAGTTGCGGATACTTGGCGACTGGCATTCACTCCTTCAGAAGTGAACTTGAATGGGAGTGTTTCCCCTAGTACGTTACAAATTTATCAGTTTCCTCAGGCTACAATGGGGCAAGCAACGATTGAATCATTAAAAATAGAAAAAGGTGATATAGCCACTCCAAATATTTCGGAATATAAATATTTTGGTGAAGGTTTGAAAGATAGTAGTAACCCAAATGATTATAGCTGGGATGTCACACCGGAATATATTAACGAACGTATTTCTGACTAA
- a CDS encoding holin encodes MTEILAAASIITPLVVGVTGLIKTQMKDYKLLPVINVIAGILLGVLYAVTLAPQDLAIYAWAGAVSGLAAGGLFDLGNSVIQSEE; translated from the coding sequence ATGACAGAAATCTTAGCTGCTGCAAGTATTATTACACCGCTAGTCGTCGGTGTCACGGGGTTAATTAAAACACAAATGAAGGATTACAAACTCTTGCCCGTGATCAATGTGATTGCGGGTATTTTGTTAGGTGTTTTATACGCAGTGACCCTAGCACCACAAGATTTAGCGATTTACGCATGGGCCGGAGCTGTTTCAGGATTAGCCGCTGGTGGATTATTTGATTTAGGAAACAGTGTTATTCAGTCGGAAGAATGA
- a CDS encoding phage tail protein, translating to MSNEPYFEFNGQSSLQHRMTFLDDIYFVSPEAALQFEEVDARQGSLVYSENRYKDIKKIFPVEIQRQNDQSLMQQLQTINRWVKEPKNYQPFFLSLNPNYMYQAICYEEITIADQSKDWMDIRIPFRFAPVMYSIAGLQPRSIQSGIQLENPELEIAYPLIQFHYNATSDATLSIGGRQYRILRSAGTGLVTIDSENGLAYREGNINLSSSILIHTDGYHPPILNPGLTTITFTNQLTNVRITPRWRAIAI from the coding sequence ATGTCTAACGAACCCTATTTTGAATTTAATGGACAGTCATCACTACAACACCGAATGACATTTTTGGATGACATTTATTTTGTTTCACCGGAAGCAGCACTTCAATTTGAAGAAGTTGACGCTCGACAAGGAAGCTTGGTTTATAGTGAGAACCGTTACAAAGATATCAAAAAAATATTTCCTGTTGAAATACAACGACAAAATGATCAATCACTTATGCAACAACTACAAACAATCAATCGTTGGGTAAAAGAGCCCAAAAATTATCAACCTTTCTTTCTATCATTAAATCCTAATTATATGTATCAAGCGATCTGTTATGAAGAAATAACTATTGCTGATCAGTCAAAAGATTGGATGGATATACGAATTCCTTTTCGCTTTGCACCTGTAATGTATAGCATAGCCGGATTGCAACCTAGAAGTATTCAAAGTGGTATTCAGCTTGAAAATCCAGAGCTAGAAATTGCATATCCCCTTATTCAATTCCACTATAACGCTACTTCAGATGCGACATTAAGTATAGGTGGGAGACAATACCGTATTTTGCGTTCCGCAGGAACAGGTTTAGTCACAATAGATAGTGAGAACGGATTAGCCTATCGAGAAGGAAATATCAATCTTTCAAGCAGTATCCTTATCCATACAGATGGCTACCATCCGCCCATATTAAACCCTGGGCTGACTACGATCACATTTACTAATCAGTTGACTAATGTGCGAATCACACCTAGATGGAGGGCGATAGCTATATGA
- a CDS encoding peptidoglycan recognition protein family protein, whose amino-acid sequence MTKIQDLRGDSRILGPTNAKRNVSQVTKIARHHSATPTGDVWAFQNHWNGTLGWGTGGYHEIILRDGTVQWCYFDNDVTNGVGGHNTPTYHICLVGNSSFTAEQEKAFEERAKAAMQRFGLSVNDVLGHNEFSGHASNICPGINMNTVRERLRAGNNLTHDQIILASPPKTVGNYVGKLEVFNELSLGIFRIGAWLVPINGAAHLNQGYVFWMEADNPDVEIGRCRSAGIIRDDVNAAYGLPSGLRFGLDGTLDIRKFAGKRVFPMLRRTNDSNGNTINGQTVDIRFPEYVLTIPKR is encoded by the coding sequence ATGACAAAAATCCAAGATTTAAGAGGCGATTCAAGAATTTTAGGACCAACCAATGCCAAAAGAAATGTTTCTCAAGTAACTAAAATTGCTCGTCACCATTCCGCAACACCTACTGGAGACGTTTGGGCATTTCAGAATCATTGGAATGGCACATTAGGCTGGGGGACAGGTGGGTATCATGAAATCATTTTACGCGATGGTACCGTTCAATGGTGTTACTTCGATAATGATGTGACAAATGGTGTGGGCGGACATAATACACCAACTTACCATATTTGCCTTGTTGGGAATAGTTCATTTACAGCTGAACAAGAAAAAGCATTTGAAGAACGAGCAAAGGCGGCGATGCAACGTTTTGGTTTATCCGTCAATGATGTATTAGGTCATAACGAATTCAGCGGTCATGCCTCGAATATCTGTCCGGGTATCAATATGAATACGGTTCGTGAACGATTACGAGCGGGGAATAACTTAACACATGATCAAATTATTTTAGCGAGCCCACCAAAAACCGTTGGTAATTATGTAGGTAAGTTAGAAGTGTTTAATGAGCTATCTCTTGGTATTTTTCGAATTGGTGCTTGGTTAGTGCCTATCAACGGTGCAGCTCATTTAAATCAAGGATATGTCTTCTGGATGGAAGCCGACAATCCGGATGTTGAAATTGGACGTTGTCGCTCAGCCGGTATTATTAGAGATGATGTGAATGCAGCCTATGGATTACCTAGCGGCCTGCGATTTGGTTTGGATGGCACACTAGATATCCGTAAATTTGCAGGGAAAAGAGTCTTTCCGATGTTACGACGAACAAATGATTCGAACGGAAATACGATCAATGGACAAACAGTGGATATTCGTTTTCCAGAGTATGTTTTGACTATTCCTAAGCGATAA
- a CDS encoding phage tail spike protein, with amino-acid sequence MSIPILYNKNNNDYTTLGIGPLIHAGKVLVTRIRNDFPFLTFTYPMFSPLFKELEPGKKVVADVGPGKRSKSQRFEIVRVTKPQNGIVTIYAEHISAIVGKTGILKGSQFSGVSAQFALNQWLNLLVPRRDLSVYSDVGTNASIDFSEIGHFQNAQEVLGGKQGSILQNFGGEYIFDNNEIRLMSSAGKNSGVVISYGKNLKDLVQENSIASTYTSVYPYARDPEKDGEVLLLPEIYIDGPHLDKFPDRLIQMVDFSDKEPQSVAELRTLTTQFIQNNQVGVPHVNLKLKYVDLAKATMNEQHALLEELELCDIVTVAFNELEINTTAKIVGTVWNVLLDEYDSLEIGDIRGTMSSSIKEQEKERERLENGIKWLQQAQKEASNILNNPPKGHVVIHPSLSEPQEILIMDTENINTARNVWRWNAGGLGFSSTGYNGNYGLAMTNNGAIVADRITTGTLRAINIIGVAISGSTFETTGSSRRLLLQNGEITSFISNVRQMLLSGNSFTFYHANNREAMRLGRASITFFNESGVQSGLLAAGTNAGTGQWQMHFSAVNGSNVALGSQSSNNSLYTNRLIVHSGSNARIDQTRTLFNNHHIETAQLLNCRVRAGSFTVSNNVNYQVYSNIHMNGFSITGQSDIRLKKNITPSKVNGIKETKKIKVIDFEWKEDYRPSQKRVVEEIGVDDSPEVSIQKNVVARKNPQGKQFGIAAQSSAFLQEQNVEEGSRYLLINQTKQIHLNTKTNQELIEIVEDQEKRIESLEEKLNFIMERVEG; translated from the coding sequence ATGAGCATACCTATTTTATATAATAAGAACAATAATGACTATACAACATTAGGAATCGGACCTTTAATTCATGCAGGAAAAGTGTTGGTAACGAGGATTAGAAATGATTTTCCATTTTTGACTTTCACTTATCCAATGTTTTCTCCTTTGTTTAAAGAATTAGAACCAGGGAAAAAGGTTGTAGCAGATGTAGGTCCTGGAAAACGATCAAAAAGCCAACGATTTGAAATTGTAAGGGTAACTAAACCACAAAATGGTATTGTAACGATTTATGCTGAACATATCAGTGCAATCGTGGGTAAAACTGGCATTCTGAAAGGGAGCCAGTTTTCTGGAGTATCTGCTCAATTCGCTTTAAATCAATGGCTTAATTTATTAGTACCCCGACGAGATCTATCAGTATATAGTGATGTGGGAACAAACGCTTCAATAGATTTTTCGGAAATTGGCCATTTTCAAAATGCACAAGAAGTTTTAGGTGGAAAGCAGGGTTCAATCTTACAAAATTTCGGTGGAGAATATATCTTTGATAACAATGAAATTCGATTAATGAGTAGTGCTGGGAAAAACTCAGGAGTGGTCATTTCTTACGGAAAAAATCTGAAAGATTTGGTTCAAGAAAATAGTATTGCAAGCACATATACGTCGGTCTATCCCTATGCAAGAGATCCTGAAAAAGATGGAGAAGTATTACTACTTCCGGAAATTTATATTGATGGCCCTCATCTAGATAAATTTCCGGACAGGCTAATTCAAATGGTCGATTTCAGTGATAAAGAGCCTCAATCGGTCGCAGAATTAAGAACGTTAACAACGCAATTTATTCAAAATAATCAAGTTGGCGTGCCACATGTGAATCTTAAGCTAAAGTATGTCGATTTAGCTAAAGCGACAATGAATGAACAACATGCTTTATTAGAGGAATTAGAGCTTTGCGATATAGTAACAGTTGCATTTAATGAACTTGAGATTAATACCACAGCAAAAATAGTTGGCACAGTCTGGAACGTTCTTTTAGATGAGTATGATTCATTAGAAATAGGTGATATTAGAGGCACGATGAGTTCATCCATCAAAGAACAAGAAAAAGAGAGAGAACGATTAGAAAATGGAATAAAATGGCTGCAACAGGCACAAAAAGAAGCTTCCAATATTTTAAATAATCCACCAAAAGGACACGTGGTTATACATCCGTCCTTATCGGAACCGCAAGAGATACTTATCATGGATACGGAAAATATCAATACCGCACGTAATGTATGGCGATGGAATGCTGGTGGATTAGGATTTAGTTCAACAGGATACAATGGTAATTACGGTTTAGCAATGACCAATAATGGTGCGATTGTTGCAGATAGAATAACTACAGGAACGCTAAGGGCAATCAACATTATAGGGGTGGCAATTTCAGGAAGTACTTTTGAGACAACCGGCAGTTCTCGAAGACTGTTATTACAAAATGGAGAAATCACGTCATTTATTTCAAATGTTCGACAGATGTTGTTGTCAGGAAATTCGTTTACTTTTTATCATGCAAATAACAGAGAAGCAATGAGACTAGGTAGGGCTAGTATCACCTTTTTTAACGAATCAGGCGTCCAATCGGGTCTTTTAGCAGCAGGAACCAATGCCGGAACTGGTCAATGGCAGATGCATTTTTCTGCAGTCAATGGGAGTAATGTAGCTTTGGGTTCACAGTCAAGCAACAATAGTCTTTATACAAACCGTTTAATTGTTCACAGTGGTAGTAATGCGCGAATAGATCAAACAAGAACACTCTTTAATAACCATCACATTGAAACAGCACAATTGTTGAATTGTCGAGTTCGTGCTGGAAGCTTTACGGTTTCCAATAATGTGAATTATCAAGTGTATTCCAATATTCATATGAATGGTTTTTCTATTACAGGACAATCAGACATTCGATTGAAAAAAAATATTACCCCTTCAAAAGTAAATGGAATTAAAGAAACTAAAAAAATTAAAGTGATAGATTTTGAATGGAAAGAAGATTACAGGCCAAGTCAAAAGAGAGTAGTAGAAGAAATTGGTGTTGATGATAGTCCAGAAGTTTCCATTCAAAAAAATGTTGTAGCCAGAAAAAATCCTCAAGGAAAACAATTTGGTATTGCGGCACAAAGTTCTGCATTTTTACAAGAACAAAATGTAGAAGAAGGTTCACGTTATTTACTGATCAATCAAACAAAGCAGATCCATTTAAATACAAAAACTAATCAAGAATTGATTGAAATTGTCGAAGATCAAGAAAAACGTATAGAAAGCTTAGAAGAAAAATTGAATTTTATTATGGAAAGAGTGGAGGGGTGA
- a CDS encoding BppU family phage baseplate upper protein has product MKYDLYLDIAKTTIDYRVNPIIYGRIGDNGMNNVRVHIFNKGQPFNLANTTIKFEGMTPSGSRISNTDGVSSIDAPSGRFTYTFPKNGFDHIGFYHLAHFSIIQQNQKATTQDFSLQVLGTVDMTAPEAELIIVEFNKLIEEIRQIQEKELSYVREASKETLDELNTQVEELMKEPAWEQLKEILDDLEKIQQEIQSLEIDKITEEVGDRIKDDLIQRLAIIDAEINNLEKLMHSYENNIQQKVTQADQTIDKKVTAAKEDLAKESTSIKNSLNDTATNAKKEIDVIASNAADSLEKVQDQLDEIEKTASQFQRVKLTADNGRSLSLNNLTPTPTSYLILSKFSGTFSLSIEESKLMTDYDQLPENLKESGIIVTSVPGKEAGQQSADSIQFVYSDKDMQFAARRLTLKDGTISPWIEEMRAENYVNTAEPQEIKGRKNFLERPLHNGNSLAQETFGITLNGGRLAGVPVSNGTVLNWGRPYAYDNNRSKNNNFFSLSEDTKTLTILKDCTLQFTGKFTCQTNNASYYAYLGMRVNGASDWRVAGIAGTLNWRNDVGWFMARKFNAGDRVTLVTETNFTTSSVNAWGVDQVYIKEVLTA; this is encoded by the coding sequence ATGAAATATGATCTATATTTAGACATCGCTAAAACGACAATTGACTATCGAGTAAACCCGATTATTTATGGACGCATAGGTGACAATGGAATGAATAATGTACGTGTCCATATCTTTAATAAGGGGCAACCTTTTAATTTAGCGAACACAACGATAAAGTTCGAAGGTATGACGCCCAGTGGTTCGAGGATCTCTAATACAGATGGCGTTTCTTCAATAGACGCTCCCTCAGGAAGATTTACCTACACATTTCCAAAAAATGGTTTTGATCATATTGGTTTTTATCATCTAGCTCATTTTTCTATCATTCAGCAGAATCAAAAAGCGACCACACAAGATTTTTCATTGCAAGTTTTAGGCACTGTTGACATGACAGCACCAGAAGCAGAATTAATTATCGTTGAATTCAATAAGTTGATTGAAGAAATCAGACAAATTCAAGAGAAAGAATTATCTTATGTAAGAGAAGCGTCCAAGGAAACGTTAGATGAGTTGAACACACAAGTCGAAGAGTTAATGAAGGAACCAGCTTGGGAACAACTGAAAGAAATATTAGATGATTTAGAAAAAATTCAACAAGAAATCCAGAGTTTGGAAATAGATAAAATCACAGAAGAAGTAGGAGATAGGATAAAAGATGATCTGATACAACGATTAGCGATAATCGACGCAGAAATAAATAATCTTGAAAAATTAATGCATTCCTATGAAAATAATATTCAACAAAAAGTAACACAAGCTGATCAAACAATAGATAAGAAAGTAACAGCTGCGAAAGAAGACTTAGCGAAAGAGTCAACTTCGATTAAAAATTCGTTAAATGATACGGCTACTAATGCAAAAAAAGAGATTGATGTAATAGCCAGTAATGCAGCAGACTCTTTAGAGAAAGTTCAAGACCAACTAGATGAGATTGAGAAAACAGCCTCTCAATTTCAGCGAGTAAAATTGACAGCTGATAATGGTCGATCATTAAGTCTAAATAATTTAACGCCGACGCCGACATCATATCTAATATTATCGAAATTTAGTGGAACGTTTTCCTTAAGTATAGAGGAATCTAAGTTGATGACAGACTATGACCAATTACCCGAAAACTTGAAAGAGAGTGGAATTATTGTTACTTCAGTTCCAGGTAAAGAAGCGGGACAACAATCGGCGGATAGTATTCAATTTGTTTATTCGGACAAAGATATGCAGTTTGCAGCACGCAGATTGACATTAAAAGATGGAACAATTTCGCCTTGGATAGAGGAAATGAGGGCGGAGAATTATGTGAATACAGCGGAACCTCAAGAAATTAAAGGGAGGAAGAACTTCCTTGAACGCCCTTTACACAATGGTAATAGCTTAGCCCAAGAAACCTTTGGTATTACGTTAAATGGTGGACGATTAGCAGGAGTGCCTGTTTCAAATGGCACTGTTTTAAATTGGGGTAGACCGTATGCTTATGATAATAATCGTTCCAAAAATAATAATTTTTTTTCATTATCTGAAGATACTAAAACCTTAACGATTTTAAAAGATTGTACACTCCAATTCACAGGGAAATTTACATGCCAAACGAACAATGCCAGCTATTATGCTTATCTTGGAATGCGTGTGAACGGAGCTAGTGACTGGCGTGTAGCTGGTATAGCAGGAACGTTAAATTGGCGGAATGATGTTGGATGGTTCATGGCAAGAAAATTTAATGCCGGCGATCGAGTAACGCTTGTGACAGAAACTAATTTTACGACCAGCTCAGTGAATGCATGGGGCGTTGATCAAGTATATATTAAAGAAGTTCTAACAGCATAA